One Nostoc punctiforme PCC 73102 DNA window includes the following coding sequences:
- a CDS encoding DUF4359 domain-containing protein: MKPLTIIAYTGAAAGLAALGMTMAKTNPSQVEYEEYAVQRLTEYLKTDVCKKTTNIIENLIHFNCDKLVDSANPQIQGIIARTTERQNYMIFSIYRTDLKINSWIPSYKFETVGAFDQFYTYTAEEQ, from the coding sequence ATGAAACCCCTAACCATCATTGCATATACTGGAGCAGCAGCAGGACTCGCCGCCTTGGGTATGACAATGGCAAAGACTAATCCCAGTCAGGTTGAATATGAAGAATATGCAGTGCAACGGTTGACAGAATACTTAAAAACCGATGTATGTAAAAAAACTACGAATATTATAGAGAATTTAATCCATTTTAATTGTGATAAGTTGGTTGACTCAGCTAACCCACAAATCCAAGGAATTATTGCCAGGACTACAGAAAGACAAAATTATATGATTTTTAGCATTTACCGCACAGATTTAAAAATAAATTCTTGGATACCTTCTTACAAATTTGAAACGGTGGGAGCTTTTGATCAATTTTATACATACACTGCCGAAGAACAATAG
- a CDS encoding tetratricopeptide repeat protein — translation MLETFPTSSIIAAIAVILSLSILGYFAWKTLITSDLFQKGINLAQAKDYQGAEAAFRKVISLNSTNDVVRLFLGDVLNQQGQVEEATELFREVIRRSPKNPDAYLRLANILMQQEREEEAKANLLQAKDLLQKQRQPEKANKITQVLDKMSIKSSQS, via the coding sequence ATGCTAGAAACCTTTCCTACCAGTTCTATTATCGCTGCGATCGCAGTTATTTTGAGTTTGTCGATTTTAGGCTATTTCGCTTGGAAAACTTTGATTACCTCAGACTTGTTTCAAAAAGGAATCAATCTTGCCCAAGCAAAAGATTACCAAGGTGCAGAAGCAGCATTTCGCAAAGTGATTTCTCTCAACTCTACTAATGATGTAGTGCGCTTGTTTTTGGGAGATGTTTTAAACCAGCAAGGCCAAGTAGAGGAAGCAACAGAATTATTCCGGGAAGTTATTCGCCGCAGTCCAAAAAATCCCGATGCTTACTTGCGTCTGGCGAATATTCTTATGCAGCAAGAGCGAGAAGAAGAAGCTAAAGCTAACCTGCTACAAGCTAAAGATTTATTGCAAAAACAACGCCAACCCGAAAAAGCTAACAAAATCACTCAGGTGTTAGATAAAATGAGTATTAAGTCAAGTCAATCTTAA
- a CDS encoding ROK family protein yields the protein MVEENGSIRTLSVDIGGSGVKAMVLDITGSPVTERARLDTPQPATPGVVINAIVVLAAAQGEFHRVSVGFPGVVRCGVTETAVNLHPDWIGFDLETALLKHLNKPVRVINDADMQGFGAIAGKGVELVITLGTGFGSALFVDGKLVPNMEMGHHPFRKGETFEQQLGRAELEKIGEKRWNRRLEKAIASLQHLFNYDYLYIGGGEAVRVNFQLPLNVKLIPNITGLLGGIALWRDEKR from the coding sequence ATGGTTGAAGAAAATGGATCGATTCGTACCCTATCGGTTGATATTGGTGGTAGTGGCGTTAAGGCTATGGTTTTAGATATTACGGGAAGTCCTGTAACAGAAAGAGCGCGTTTAGATACACCTCAACCTGCTACACCGGGGGTTGTAATTAATGCAATTGTTGTGTTAGCTGCGGCTCAAGGTGAATTTCATCGCGTTTCGGTGGGTTTTCCTGGTGTGGTTCGATGTGGAGTCACGGAAACGGCGGTAAACTTACATCCAGATTGGATTGGATTTGATTTGGAAACAGCGTTATTAAAACACTTAAACAAGCCTGTACGGGTGATTAATGATGCAGATATGCAGGGATTTGGTGCGATCGCAGGTAAAGGTGTAGAACTGGTGATTACTCTCGGTACAGGGTTTGGTTCAGCTTTATTTGTAGACGGTAAGCTAGTACCAAATATGGAAATGGGACATCATCCGTTTCGCAAAGGAGAGACTTTTGAGCAGCAGTTAGGGCGTGCAGAGTTAGAAAAAATTGGTGAGAAAAGATGGAATAGGCGTTTAGAAAAGGCGATCGCATCCTTACAACATCTGTTCAATTATGATTACCTTTACATTGGCGGTGGTGAAGCTGTCAGAGTGAATTTCCAGCTACCTTTAAATGTAAAACTCATCCCTAATATTACTGGTTTATTAGGTGGTATTGCTTTGTGGCGAGATGAAAAAAGGTAA
- a CDS encoding sucrose synthase → MSELLQAVLDSEERSDLRSFLSELRQQEKKYLLRNDILNVYSEYCSKSQKPEAYYTTSELGKLIYYTQEIIQEDSNFCFIIRSKIASQEVYWLTSDLSIEPMTVQDLLDLRDRLVNKFHPNDGDLLELDFGPFYDYTPIIRDPKNIGKGVQFLNRYLSSKIFQDSKQLLENLLNFLRLHHYNGVQLLVNDRIQSQQQLSEQVKKAIGFVNNRPDDEPYEQFRFQLQSMGFEPGWGNTAARVRETLNILDELIDSADPQTLEAFISRVPMIFRIVLVSAHGWFGQEGVLGRPDTGGQVVYVLDQAKSLEKQLQEDVLLAGLEKLNVEPKVIILTRLIPNSDGTLCNQRLEKVHGTENAWILRVPLRDFNPNMTQNWISRFEFWPYLETFAIDSERELRAEFQGTPDLIVGNYTDGNLIAFLLARRLKVTQCNVAHALEKSKYLFSNLYWQELEEKYHFSLQFTADLIAMNAANFVVSSTYQEIVGTPDSVGQYESYKCFTMPELYHVTNGIELFSPKFNVVPPGVNENNYFPYTRTKDRVESDRQRLAETLFTLEDPTQIFGKLDDPNKRPLFSMARLDHIKNLTGLAECYGQSKELQEHCNLILVAGKLRVEESGDNEERDEIIKLYNIIDEYNLHGKIRWLGVRLSKTDSGEIYRVIADRQGIFVQPALFEAFGLTILESMVSGLPTFATQFGGPLEIIQDKVNGFLINPTNLDETATKIVDFITKCEQNPNYWNEISQRGIDRVYSTYTWKIHTSKLLSLARIYGFWNFTSKENREDLLRYLEALFYLIYKPRAQQLLEQHKYR, encoded by the coding sequence ATGTCTGAATTGCTTCAAGCAGTCTTAGATAGTGAAGAAAGAAGTGATTTGCGTTCCTTTCTTAGTGAATTACGCCAACAAGAAAAGAAGTACTTGCTGCGGAACGACATACTCAATGTATATAGTGAGTATTGCTCAAAGTCCCAGAAACCAGAGGCTTATTACACTACCTCTGAGTTAGGCAAACTGATTTACTATACTCAGGAAATTATTCAGGAAGATTCCAACTTCTGTTTCATCATCCGTTCGAAGATTGCTAGCCAAGAAGTTTATTGGTTGACATCAGACTTGAGCATTGAGCCGATGACCGTACAGGATTTGCTGGATTTGCGCGATCGCTTGGTGAACAAATTTCATCCCAACGACGGCGACCTGCTAGAATTGGACTTCGGTCCATTTTACGACTACACCCCAATCATCCGCGACCCCAAAAATATTGGTAAAGGGGTACAATTTCTCAACCGCTATCTATCCAGCAAAATATTTCAAGACTCCAAGCAATTGCTGGAAAACTTATTAAATTTCTTGCGCCTGCACCATTACAACGGTGTCCAACTGCTAGTCAACGATCGCATTCAATCACAACAGCAACTTTCCGAGCAAGTTAAGAAAGCTATCGGCTTTGTTAATAATCGCCCCGATGATGAACCCTACGAACAATTCCGGTTTCAATTGCAGTCAATGGGTTTTGAGCCGGGTTGGGGTAACACCGCAGCACGCGTGCGAGAAACTTTAAATATTCTCGATGAATTGATTGATTCTGCCGACCCCCAGACCCTAGAAGCCTTCATTTCTCGTGTCCCGATGATTTTTAGAATCGTCTTAGTGTCGGCTCACGGCTGGTTTGGGCAAGAGGGAGTGTTAGGTCGTCCCGATACTGGCGGTCAGGTAGTTTACGTCCTTGACCAGGCAAAGAGCCTAGAAAAGCAGCTACAAGAAGATGTCCTGCTTGCTGGTTTAGAGAAATTGAATGTCGAGCCAAAGGTAATTATTCTTACCCGCTTGATTCCCAATAGTGATGGCACTCTTTGTAATCAACGGCTAGAAAAAGTCCACGGTACCGAAAATGCCTGGATTTTGCGAGTGCCTTTACGGGATTTTAATCCTAACATGACTCAAAACTGGATTTCCCGGTTTGAGTTTTGGCCTTATCTAGAAACTTTCGCGATTGACTCAGAAAGAGAACTACGGGCAGAATTTCAAGGCACACCTGACTTAATAGTTGGCAACTATACTGATGGGAATTTAATAGCATTCTTGCTGGCGCGACGGCTAAAAGTTACCCAATGCAATGTTGCCCATGCTTTGGAAAAATCTAAATACTTGTTCAGTAACCTCTACTGGCAAGAATTAGAGGAGAAATATCATTTCTCATTGCAATTCACAGCTGACTTGATTGCGATGAATGCTGCCAATTTTGTTGTCAGCAGCACCTATCAAGAAATTGTCGGAACACCGGATAGTGTGGGACAGTACGAGTCTTATAAGTGCTTCACCATGCCGGAGTTGTACCATGTTACCAATGGTATTGAATTATTTAGTCCCAAATTTAATGTCGTACCGCCTGGAGTAAACGAAAATAATTACTTCCCCTACACTCGGACTAAAGATCGAGTAGAGAGCGATCGCCAACGCCTGGCAGAAACACTCTTTACTCTGGAAGATCCTACGCAAATATTTGGCAAACTCGACGATCCTAACAAGCGCCCTCTCTTCTCAATGGCGCGTCTTGACCACATCAAAAACCTCACAGGTTTAGCTGAATGTTATGGTCAAAGTAAAGAATTACAAGAGCATTGTAATTTAATTTTGGTGGCGGGTAAGTTACGTGTAGAAGAATCAGGCGATAACGAAGAACGTGACGAAATTATCAAACTCTACAACATCATTGACGAGTACAATCTCCACGGGAAGATTCGTTGGCTGGGTGTGCGCTTGTCTAAAACTGATTCTGGTGAAATTTACCGAGTCATTGCCGATCGCCAGGGAATTTTTGTACAACCAGCTTTATTTGAAGCTTTTGGTTTGACAATTTTAGAGTCGATGGTTTCAGGATTGCCAACTTTTGCCACACAGTTTGGTGGACCACTAGAGATTATTCAAGATAAGGTGAATGGCTTTTTGATTAACCCAACAAATTTAGATGAAACAGCCACAAAAATTGTGGACTTCATTACTAAATGCGAACAGAATCCTAACTATTGGAATGAAATTTCGCAGCGAGGCATTGACCGAGTTTACAGCACCTATACTTGGAAAATTCACACTAGCAAGTTGTTATCATTAGCACGGATTTATGGCTTCTGGAACTTTACCTCGAAAGAGAATCGGGAAGATTTGTTACGTTATCTTGAGGCCTTGTTCTATTTAATTTACAAGCCAAGAGCGCAACAACTATTAGAGCAGCACAAGTATCGGTAA
- a CDS encoding transposase — MMLNIEGALKQDRLLRALTGLNRKAFDALLPTFTTMYLDTQQAKPRQRGLGGGRKARLLTAQDKLFFILFYFKCYPTFDVAGLLFDMHRSQAHEWMHRLQPILEAALGQKMALPERHLESIEAFLSRFPGVQRVMIDGTERPIARPQEREQQQQNYSGKKKRHTRKHLAAVDETKRVLILSKAREGKLHDKRFHDEDDIAGSVPDEIPIEVDSGFQGLQKQYDNLHLPHKKPKGGKLSDLQKTENRQLSQSRVVCENAFAGVKRYNAASVIYRNRIENFDDHLMLTAAGLWNFYLMAA, encoded by the coding sequence ATGATGCTGAATATTGAAGGTGCGCTGAAGCAAGACCGACTGTTGAGGGCATTAACTGGGTTGAACCGGAAAGCATTTGATGCCCTTTTGCCCACGTTTACCACGATGTACCTAGATACTCAACAGGCCAAGCCTCGTCAACGTGGCCTGGGTGGAGGACGCAAAGCCCGCTTACTTACAGCCCAAGACAAATTGTTTTTCATCCTTTTCTATTTCAAATGTTATCCGACCTTCGATGTGGCGGGACTGCTCTTTGATATGCATCGCTCCCAGGCACATGAGTGGATGCATCGATTGCAGCCAATATTAGAAGCGGCTTTGGGACAGAAGATGGCGCTGCCGGAACGCCATCTCGAAAGCATTGAAGCATTTTTGTCACGCTTTCCAGGAGTGCAACGAGTGATGATTGATGGGACAGAACGCCCAATTGCGCGACCTCAAGAAAGAGAACAACAACAACAGAATTACTCCGGTAAAAAGAAACGTCATACGCGTAAACACTTGGCGGCAGTTGATGAAACCAAACGGGTCTTGATCTTAAGCAAAGCACGAGAAGGCAAACTGCATGACAAACGTTTTCATGACGAAGATGACATTGCAGGTAGTGTGCCTGATGAAATTCCGATTGAAGTAGACTCGGGCTTTCAGGGATTACAGAAGCAGTATGACAATCTCCATCTTCCTCACAAAAAGCCCAAAGGGGGCAAGTTAAGTGACCTTCAAAAAACGGAGAATCGTCAATTGAGTCAATCCCGTGTAGTTTGCGAAAATGCCTTTGCTGGTGTGAAGCGCTACAACGCCGCCAGTGTCATTTATCGTAATCGGATTGAAAACTTTGATGACCATTTGATGCTGACCGCAGCAGGATTATGGAACTTCTACTTGATGGCTGCTTAA
- a CDS encoding peptidoglycan-binding domain-containing protein: MTEISLMMTGVLTIRQAFGTNLPQQQLVQMENDEKQSKQNESEITAQVTPPEFMQTDEISQASPSAIALEKGYILQKISKNNQFLASSNLGKSKKHSQSVGQVRIKVTGRFQRFSSQPMPTLYFGSSGLAVRVLQRLLVANGYAVRVDGIYGALTETAVKAFQNQQNLGTDGIVGQRTWRALTT, from the coding sequence ATGACTGAAATTAGCCTGATGATGACGGGCGTATTAACAATAAGACAAGCATTTGGAACCAATTTGCCACAACAGCAATTAGTTCAGATGGAAAATGACGAAAAGCAGTCAAAACAGAATGAGTCGGAGATAACTGCTCAAGTCACACCGCCTGAATTTATGCAGACAGATGAGATTTCCCAGGCTTCTCCCTCAGCGATCGCACTAGAGAAAGGATATATACTTCAGAAAATCAGCAAAAATAATCAGTTCCTAGCTTCTTCTAACTTAGGTAAGTCTAAAAAGCATTCTCAGTCTGTAGGCCAAGTCCGCATAAAGGTTACAGGACGTTTCCAGAGGTTTAGTAGCCAACCTATGCCGACTCTTTATTTCGGTAGCTCTGGCCTTGCTGTCAGAGTCTTACAACGGCTGTTAGTGGCTAACGGTTATGCCGTAAGAGTGGATGGGATTTATGGCGCACTGACAGAAACTGCTGTCAAAGCCTTTCAAAACCAGCAGAATTTAGGAACGGATGGAATAGTTGGTCAGCGAACTTGGCGGGCTTTGACAACTTAG
- the cobA gene encoding uroporphyrinogen-III C-methyltransferase, producing the protein MNRTEKQENEYLGKVYLVGAGPGDPGLLTLKAKGLLECADVVIYDALVSPAILAMINPQAEQINAGKRRGKHSLFQEETTQLLIDKAQDRAIVVRLKGGDPFIFGRGGEEMEELVNAGISTEVVPGITSGIAAAAYAGIPLTHRLYSSSVTFVTGHEAAGKYKPKVNWNAIAHGSETIVIYMGIHNLPYIVEQLSAAGLDVETPIALVRWGTRPEQEELIGTLKTIVEQVEQTGFGAPAIAVIGQVVNMHSILSSCRPV; encoded by the coding sequence ATGAACCGCACAGAAAAACAGGAGAACGAGTATTTGGGAAAGGTTTATTTAGTAGGTGCGGGGCCAGGAGATCCAGGATTATTAACCCTGAAGGCGAAAGGTTTGTTGGAATGTGCAGATGTAGTTATCTATGATGCCTTAGTGAGTCCGGCAATTCTGGCAATGATTAATCCCCAAGCTGAACAAATTAATGCTGGTAAGCGTAGGGGGAAACATTCCCTGTTCCAGGAAGAAACAACTCAATTGCTGATAGATAAAGCGCAGGATCGTGCAATTGTAGTGCGGTTAAAGGGTGGCGATCCGTTTATCTTTGGTCGCGGTGGCGAAGAGATGGAAGAATTAGTCAACGCTGGTATATCAACTGAAGTTGTGCCCGGTATCACATCGGGTATTGCAGCCGCAGCTTATGCAGGTATTCCATTGACTCATCGGCTGTATAGCTCATCAGTGACATTTGTAACTGGTCATGAAGCTGCGGGTAAGTATAAACCGAAAGTGAATTGGAATGCGATCGCACACGGTTCCGAAACCATTGTAATCTATATGGGAATTCACAATCTGCCTTATATTGTGGAACAGTTAAGTGCAGCTGGGTTGGATGTAGAAACGCCTATTGCTTTGGTGCGCTGGGGTACGCGCCCAGAACAAGAAGAATTGATTGGAACCTTAAAGACAATTGTAGAACAGGTAGAGCAAACTGGATTTGGTGCGCCTGCGATCGCAGTCATTGGACAAGTAGTAAATATGCACAGTATTTTGTCTAGTTGTCGTCCAGTTTGA
- a CDS encoding sirohydrochlorin chelatase codes for MSSAYLLVSHGSRDPRPEVAMQQLAKLVCNKLPNNYNPSSSEHLVGIAALEMSPQPLHEQIQKFAKSAFGDAWVGLHKPSQNENHLKIVPLFLLPGVHVMTDIPAEVALAQQAIGQDIMIELQPHLGSHPNLEKLLAKQISTIKAEAWILLAHGSRRPGSKETVEAMAASLSAVAAYWAGPPSLESRVKELVAAGYREIAILPYFLFAGGITDAIAASIEELKLQFSAVNFQLAQPLGASAELAELIWDLTDR; via the coding sequence ATGTCATCTGCCTATTTGCTAGTATCTCACGGAAGTCGCGATCCGCGCCCAGAAGTTGCTATGCAGCAACTAGCAAAGCTGGTATGCAATAAATTACCAAACAACTACAACCCATCAAGTAGTGAACATTTGGTTGGCATAGCTGCTTTAGAAATGAGTCCTCAACCTTTACATGAGCAGATTCAAAAATTTGCCAAGAGCGCTTTTGGCGATGCCTGGGTTGGGCTACACAAACCATCTCAAAACGAGAATCACCTCAAAATTGTACCGCTATTTCTGTTGCCGGGAGTACATGTTATGACAGATATTCCCGCCGAAGTAGCGCTAGCGCAACAGGCTATTGGTCAAGATATCATGATTGAGTTGCAGCCACATTTAGGTTCTCACCCCAATTTAGAGAAATTACTGGCCAAGCAAATATCTACTATTAAAGCAGAAGCATGGATTCTCTTAGCTCATGGTAGCCGTCGCCCAGGTTCCAAAGAAACTGTGGAAGCAATGGCGGCGAGTTTATCAGCAGTGGCTGCTTATTGGGCTGGGCCTCCTAGTTTAGAATCACGGGTGAAAGAGTTAGTAGCCGCTGGTTATCGGGAAATTGCAATTTTGCCATACTTTTTATTCGCAGGTGGAATAACTGATGCGATCGCGGCCTCCATAGAGGAGCTAAAATTACAATTTTCTGCGGTGAATTTCCAGTTGGCGCAGCCACTGGGAGCAAGTGCAGAATTAGCCGAGCTAATTTGGGATTTAACGGATAGATGA
- a CDS encoding 2TM domain-containing protein, whose protein sequence is MTAFEPQSIRSYSQEDVQQILHLAIARQANDKNTEFSYEQILEIAAELEISPDSLKLAERDWLVQQGQVQQRKAFDAYRVRRFQKRLGNYAIFNGFFILSNLLTGGGISWSLYILLFCGLPVGLDVWNTFQIKGEEYEIAFQKWSRNHQIKKTISTVLNKWFKALQV, encoded by the coding sequence ATGACGGCGTTTGAACCTCAAAGCATCCGCTCTTATAGCCAAGAAGATGTCCAACAAATTCTACACTTAGCGATCGCTCGTCAAGCTAATGACAAAAATACAGAATTTTCTTATGAGCAGATACTAGAAATTGCTGCTGAGTTAGAAATCTCACCTGATTCTTTAAAATTAGCCGAGCGCGATTGGTTAGTACAACAAGGTCAAGTCCAACAGCGAAAGGCTTTTGACGCTTACCGTGTTAGAAGATTTCAGAAGCGTCTAGGAAATTATGCAATTTTTAATGGCTTTTTTATACTGTCAAATTTACTAACTGGTGGCGGAATTTCTTGGTCGCTGTACATTTTGCTATTCTGCGGATTACCTGTAGGGCTAGATGTATGGAATACTTTTCAAATCAAAGGCGAAGAGTATGAAATAGCATTCCAGAAGTGGAGCCGTAATCATCAGATTAAGAAAACCATCAGCACAGTTTTGAATAAATGGTTTAAGGCATTACAGGTTTAG
- a CDS encoding homogentisate phytyltransferase codes for MSQSSQNSPLPRKPVQSYFHWLYAFWKFSRPHTIIGTSLSVLSLYLIAIAISNNTASLFTTPGSLSPLFGAWIACLCGNVYIVGLNQLEDVDIDKINKPHLPLASGEFSQQTGQLIVASTGILALVMAWLTGPFLFGMVTISLAIGTAYSLPPIRLKQFPFWAALCIFSVRGTIVNLGLYLHYSWALKQSQTIPPVVWVLTLFILVFTFAIAIFKDIPDIEGDRLYNITTFTIKLGSQAVFNLALWVITVCYLGIILVGVLRIASVNPIFLITAHLALLVWMWWRSLAVDLQDKSAIAQFYQFIWKLFFIEYLIFPIACFLA; via the coding sequence ATGAGCCAGAGTTCTCAAAACAGCCCTTTGCCACGCAAACCTGTTCAATCATATTTCCATTGGTTATACGCTTTCTGGAAATTCTCTCGCCCTCACACGATTATTGGTACAAGTCTGAGTGTGTTGAGTTTGTATTTAATTGCTATTGCCATTAGTAATAATACCGCTTCTTTATTCACTACTCCCGGCTCCCTAAGCCCTCTCTTCGGCGCATGGATTGCTTGTCTATGTGGCAATGTTTACATTGTAGGGCTGAATCAATTAGAAGATGTTGATATTGACAAGATTAATAAACCTCATTTACCGTTGGCATCAGGTGAGTTTTCTCAACAGACGGGACAATTAATTGTTGCATCTACTGGGATTTTGGCACTAGTTATGGCGTGGCTAACTGGGCCATTCTTGTTTGGCATGGTAACAATTAGTTTGGCCATTGGTACTGCTTATTCTTTACCGCCAATTCGCTTAAAACAGTTTCCCTTTTGGGCAGCGCTGTGTATTTTTTCGGTACGCGGCACGATTGTTAATTTAGGATTGTATTTGCACTATAGTTGGGCGCTGAAACAAAGCCAAACAATTCCGCCTGTGGTGTGGGTGCTGACATTGTTTATTTTGGTGTTTACCTTTGCGATCGCAATCTTTAAAGATATCCCAGATATAGAAGGCGATCGCCTCTACAATATTACTACTTTCACGATTAAACTAGGGTCCCAAGCTGTGTTTAATCTAGCTCTTTGGGTGATAACTGTCTGTTATCTAGGGATAATTCTGGTAGGAGTGCTACGCATCGCTTCAGTTAACCCCATTTTTCTGATAACTGCTCATTTGGCGCTGTTGGTTTGGATGTGGTGGCGGAGTTTGGCGGTAGACTTACAAGATAAAAGTGCGATCGCTCAATTCTACCAATTTATCTGGAAACTCTTTTTTATAGAATATCTAATTTTTCCTATCGCCTGCTTTTTGGCTTAG